In Erythrolamprus reginae isolate rEryReg1 chromosome 9, rEryReg1.hap1, whole genome shotgun sequence, the genomic window TTGCTGACTCTTTCAGGAAAGCGATCAGTGTCACGTAATGAATGCTAATGAGCAAAAGACAGAGAGACATTTTCCCACAATAGAGGAGCCCCCCCCCGTTTCCCTCCCCCTTCAGTTGACGGAGGGACCGGTCTGTCTGCCCAACCGTTGTGGCTGAGTCCACGGATCCAGCTAAAACCTTCTCTTAAACCTCCAGCGAACGGCCAAAGTCCAGCCACTAAAACAAGGGAGTTAAAACCGAGTGAGGCTGCCTTACAAATCCTGGGCCTGGTTTTCTCTTCGTGGCATTGTGGTGACCCCTCACAGCAGGTCTGGCCAAACACACTGGCCATTGCAGGGAAAGCAGAGGTCAAAAGGCAGGAGGTGGGAACTCTTCACCCTGGAGGTCAAGTTTATTCCCGATGCCCCCAGATCCTCCCCAGAGGCCGGACTCTCCCATTGCCCCTGTGAAGGGCCCAACTCCTTCAGCCAAAATGCCCCTCCATCCCCCATCACTGATCGAGGTCCCAGGATGGTCCTGAGAAGTCTGTCCGGAAAGTGAGGCCAGCAGGGGAGGGGCCCCCATTTGCCTTTTCAGTTCAGCGGACTTGATGGGCTTCTCTCCCAGGGGGACAAAAAGACCCCTTCAGTTGCACAAAAGCCCCAGAGGCCAAGAGCCACAAGCCGCCTCATGGTCAGCCATGCCAGGCGAGAGGGAGGCCACTGCTGGAAGGCAACTCCCCAAGGGGGCCATCCGGGGAAAGGCCCGAAGGCTCACTGTCCACCCTCACCTGAGCAGAGATGCTACGAAGGGGCTGCGGCCCCAGGTCCTGCTCAGTTGGACAGCAGGTCAAGCAATGCTTGCGTCCAACCTTCTGGACTTTGTGCCGGAAGTTCCTGTTGACCCAGAAGTAGACAAAGCAGTTGAGGAAGCCGCTGCCGATGGGGAGCCACAGAGCGACAAACTCCAGCCATTCGGGGACTCTTTCCTGGGTGATGgctgggaagagagagagaggggggggggcaagtgAGTAACTTTCTTTTCTGCAGGGGGCCTGTACGTGATCTGGCCACCTCGGCTCCTTCGTCCGGCCTCAGGCGAGTTCAAGGCTTCATCATTCATACCAGGCTGATGCCTTCAAGGTACCATCGCGGTACAACAACCAAAATTCTCAGGAAATGTAACTCAGAGTAACTGGTATAATTGGATAAGCAATAAAGGCAAAAGACTAGAATAAGACGTGAAAGGAGGAAATATATTCCATACAGGGAAGCAGAAAAGTCATGGAATTGCTCGTGCCAGTGCGTCCACTCACAAGATCTTGAGCCCTGCACAGGCGCAGAGGCAAAATCTCCCTCACAGCTGCGCACGGAACCCATTGGTAGTGGCCGTAAGTAGGGGACCCGCCTGGCCtcgttccttctttcctgcccAAATCTGACACCCACCCACATCCCACGTCCTCTGGGGCACTTACAGTTGTACACGATGGTGCCCATGCAGGGGGCCCAACAGACATAGAAGGCGAACACCACCGGGAGCAACACTCGGGCAGCGGCGTCTAGCGGGAGCCTCCGAAGCCTCCTGGGCCGTCCGGCCTTCCCGAGCAAGCCCATGTCCTTCCCACGCTGGCGCTGCGATCGGGCCACGAGCCAGAGGCGCATGTTGGTAAAGGTGATGGTTGCGGCAGACGGGCAGAAGATGGAGCCGGCCAGCCAGAGGGAGTAGGCAGGGTTGGAGCCGTAGTCCGGCTCGCAGAGGAGAGCGGCCGCAGAGAAGCGGACCTGGAGCACAGCCGCGGGGGCCGGGATGGCCAGGGGCAGCAGGAGGAGGGCGGGCAGGAGCCAGGCGGAGGTGATGAGTAGAAGGACCCGCCGGGGGCTCAGTAGGCGGCGGTAGTGGAGGGGGAAGAAGACGGCCACGTATCGCTCCAGGGAGACCCAGGCCAGGGAGTAGAGGGAGGCCCCGAAGAGGCTGGAGTTGAGGAAGGCCACCACCCGGCAGTAGATGGCCTCTTCTCGGGCAGCCTCCTTGGGGGCCACCGCTGGGCCCAACTCCAGGCTCCGGTACAGGTTGAGGGGCACCACCAGCACCGCCAGAGCGGCATCCGACACCGCCAACGAGAGCAGCATGAAGCGGCTGCTGTGGCTCCAGCCGGACACTGAGGAGGCCAGCACCGCAATCGCCAGCCCGTTGCCCCCCATGACCAGCAGCCCCAGCACCCCCAGGAGAGTCACTTTGACCAGCCAGGTCTGGCAATACGGTGGCTGACCACAAGGGTCCGGCGGGCAGGGGGTTTGCAGCCAGGCCGGCTTGGTCTTGTGCCCTGTCGTCAGCCGTGTCCCCAGGCTGGTGTGGGGGCTGCCCCTGCCTTTGCTCCCCCCCTGTGTGCCCAGAAGCCTCTGCTGCCCGGGGCCTGGCCGCTTGGGCCCTGCAGCCAAAGGGGCCCGTGCCCAGGACTCCTCCTCCAGAGTAAgagccagcagcagcagcaggagggcacGGAAGGGGCTGCCGGAGGCCATGAGGGGCCCAGGAGCGTGGGCCTTGCTGTTGCAGCTGCAGAGGTCAGCTCTCCAGGGAGGAAGGTCACTGGCCCTTTATGGCCTGGCTTCCACCACAGCTCAGCTGCCCGAGGAGCTCAGGGATGAAGAGGGAGGCCAAGCGCTTGCCCCGAGCCTCCGTCCCAGCCTGGGTTCTGTAACATCTCCAGGTGAGCGGCCCAACCTGATGTTCTCCGAGGGTGATGGCCCTGTTGGCAGAGGGTTATGGGTATTGTAGTCCAGTGGCCTTGAAGGACTCAGCTTGGGGAGGGGTGGAGCAGGTCTTTACCTGGAGCTTCACCAATGAGTAGAAAACTCTTATTAGGGGAGGGATGTGAAGATTTGCCTGTTTTCCTCTTTGGATGCCTCCCCTTcctgggctccccccccccactgcctctCCCCCATAGAGCTCCCCCTCCCTGTTTTTATGCTCATCTACCTGGAGTATTTGCAGGAttagagcaaacaaaacaaacaacattatttgactgaaagaggagtagatgcttgggacaaacttccagcagacgtggttggtcaatccacaggaactgaatgtaaacctgcctgggataaacatagatccatcctgagataaaatacaggaagtagtagaagggcagacgagaggGACCAGGAGGCCTTTGTAACTGGGATGGAAGGATGGCTCCTCTTGACTCATTTCTGGGGGAGAGATGGGCTGGGTCACATCCTGATCCCTGCAATCTCATATTGCAAAACGAACAGCCTGTGTGACAGTGAGTGGCAGTTTCCTCTGACTGGCAGGCCCCAAGCCCAATGGCCGTTCGTTGCAGGGCAGCTTCCAACAGTGGCCGGGAAGGATCCGAAGGGGGTTTGGAAGACCCTAAAGTGGAGCTGAGGTCAGCTGCTTTCTTTTGGCctattcattcgtttatttaatttgacttctgtgccacccagtcccaaaggactcagggcagctgacaACAATGTAAAATTACAAATGgcagcaacaataaaaagaagttttaaaaagtcaatttgcTTGAACCCTCCTGGATCCTGGGTCAGAATGCTTCAACCTCAGCTGATTAACTCaatgggacttcaactcccagaattccccagccagccatgaagCCTTAGCTTAAAGTTACTGAGGTTGAGAGACATTGcaacttgcttatttatttatttttatttgtatatttgtcacacaattataggatggtaatttgtataaataagatattagaaaagtaatgttcaaaagtaatgatagaagacaataggacagggacggtaggcacaagggtgcccttatgcacaacccttagaaagggggagaggtcaattgtagacaatctaaggttaaaggtttgggggtttgtggaagaaaccacagagtcaggtagggccttccaggcgttgatccctctgttgctgaagtcagcctattttttgcagtcgagtttggagctgttgacatttagtttaaatctattacgtgctcgtgtgttgttgcagttgaaggtaaagtagtcgctaacaaaaaggacattttggtatatggttttatgaactatagttaagtcggaacggagacgacggagttggaagttgtctaatcgaagaatttcaagtctggcggagtcagGTGTTCTGTTGCAGGTACCGTCTGGCTCTGCAGCAGCCACGCCCTtcgtcttccttcttccttctttctaccTGTTTATTATTTCCTGCGACCAGGAGGCTGCAAAAGTGATTTGATTGGATAGAAGCAAGGCAGGACCCGTTGATCTCTCTCTC contains:
- the LOC139172596 gene encoding probable G-protein coupled receptor 21 encodes the protein MASGSPFRALLLLLLALTLEEESWARAPLAAGPKRPGPGQQRLLGTQGGSKGRGSPHTSLGTRLTTGHKTKPAWLQTPCPPDPCGQPPYCQTWLVKVTLLGVLGLLVMGGNGLAIAVLASSVSGWSHSSRFMLLSLAVSDAALAVLVVPLNLYRSLELGPAVAPKEAAREEAIYCRVVAFLNSSLFGASLYSLAWVSLERYVAVFFPLHYRRLLSPRRVLLLITSAWLLPALLLLPLAIPAPAAVLQVRFSAAALLCEPDYGSNPAYSLWLAGSIFCPSAATITFTNMRLWLVARSQRQRGKDMGLLGKAGRPRRLRRLPLDAAARVLLPVVFAFYVCWAPCMGTIVYNSITQERVPEWLEFVALWLPIGSGFLNCFVYFWVNRNFRHKVQKVGRKHCLTCCPTEQDLGPQPLRSISAQVRVDSEPSGLSPDGPLGELPSSSGLPLAWHG